In Sinorhizobium mexicanum, one DNA window encodes the following:
- a CDS encoding sialidase family protein, whose amino-acid sequence MTPDEIGRRMDGHLARTEVDREEAFLHSPKIHNHAPFLAFLPDGSLACAWFAGTLEGKSDISIHLSTLAPGSSTWSETVQVSDDPERSEQNPMIFVRPDGGVSLFHTAQPSGNQDESRVRERPLTLENGKIASGPAHDLGLAAGTFIRATIVRRDDGAWMLPLFLCNPRPGARWTGTHDTAAVAISSDEGANWSVIDVPQSHGCVHMTIVPLDGNEMVAFYRRRQADFVYRSTSRDGGRSWTAPEATDVPNNNSSIAAVRLADGRVALLCNPVSSATSSDRRESLYDELGEEDHRPNAEGGIKPIWGVPRAPLTLCVSTDGGRTFPLRRVVEDGFGTCLSNNSLDGRNHELSYPALLEDGEGSLHIAFTFHRRAIKYVRLAKGWIDGDPK is encoded by the coding sequence TTGACGCCGGACGAGATCGGAAGACGCATGGACGGGCACCTCGCCCGCACGGAGGTGGACCGCGAAGAGGCCTTTCTGCACTCTCCCAAGATTCACAATCACGCGCCATTCCTGGCATTCCTGCCGGATGGTTCGCTCGCCTGCGCCTGGTTTGCCGGAACGCTCGAGGGCAAATCGGACATTTCCATTCACCTCTCAACGCTTGCGCCCGGGAGCAGCACCTGGTCGGAGACCGTCCAGGTCAGCGACGATCCGGAGCGCTCCGAACAAAACCCGATGATCTTTGTTCGCCCGGACGGCGGCGTCAGCCTCTTTCACACGGCACAGCCTTCAGGAAACCAGGACGAAAGCCGAGTGCGCGAAAGGCCCTTGACCCTTGAGAACGGAAAGATCGCCTCCGGGCCAGCGCATGACCTTGGGCTGGCCGCCGGGACGTTCATCCGCGCGACGATCGTCCGGCGTGACGATGGCGCCTGGATGCTACCGTTGTTTCTGTGCAACCCTCGTCCCGGCGCACGCTGGACCGGCACGCACGACACGGCGGCCGTGGCGATCAGCAGTGATGAGGGCGCGAACTGGTCGGTCATCGACGTCCCGCAGTCCCATGGCTGCGTCCACATGACGATCGTGCCGCTCGACGGCAATGAGATGGTCGCGTTCTACCGCCGCCGTCAGGCTGATTTCGTCTACCGTTCGACAAGCCGTGACGGCGGGCGGAGCTGGACGGCTCCGGAGGCGACGGACGTGCCCAACAACAATTCCTCGATCGCGGCCGTCCGTCTCGCAGACGGACGGGTGGCGCTGCTCTGCAATCCCGTCTCGTCGGCAACATCGAGCGACCGACGCGAGTCGCTCTACGACGAACTTGGCGAAGAGGATCATCGTCCGAACGCCGAGGGCGGCATAAAACCGATCTGGGGCGTTCCCCGGGCGCCGCTGACGCTTTGCGTTTCGACGGACGGCGGCAGGACCTTCCCGCTTCGGCGCGTGGTGGAAGATGGCTTCGGCACTTGCCTTTCGAACAATTCGCTCGATGGCCGGAATCATGAGCTTTCCTATCCGGCGCTTCTCGAAGACGGTGAAGGCAGCCTTCACATCGCCTTCACCTTCCATCGGCGCGCGATCAAATACGTCCGGCTCGCCAAGGGCTGGATCGATGGAGACCCGAAATGA
- a CDS encoding ABC transporter substrate-binding protein — translation MKGKRLLLGLMMTASAAASAWAQEAKDITVVLDEEVDLVEPCMATRSNIGRIILQNVSETLTELDVRNNKGLMPRLAESWEEASPGTWRFHLRKDAKFSDGSAFDAGDVKHSIERAMSDKISCESPRYFGDTKLETKVVDDNTIDITATPAQPILPLLMTLVTVVPAETPIEFTREPIGTGPYKLTEWKAGQSITLTRRDDYWGSAPEVTKATYVFRADPSVRAAMVAAGEADIAPLISELDANDAEMDFSYPNSETFYMRLDHSIPPLNDKRVRQALNMALDRDAFIGTLLPKGAIKATAIVPPTTLGWNPDVKVAPYDPEGAKKLLAEAKADGVPVETPITIVGRTNNFPNVVEVLEAAQQMFEEVGFKTKLQMYEVAEFEKQYSKPYPENRGPLLVAAQHDNARGDPVFSMYFKYDSNGRQSGIANPDVDKMIAEATAATGEARAADWKKLIAYLHDDVVADVLLFHMVGFARVNPRVDFTPTIATNSQLQLSEIHFK, via the coding sequence ATGAAGGGCAAGAGACTGTTGTTGGGCTTGATGATGACCGCGTCGGCGGCAGCGTCGGCCTGGGCCCAGGAGGCAAAGGACATCACGGTCGTTCTCGATGAGGAAGTCGACCTTGTGGAGCCTTGCATGGCGACGCGTTCGAATATCGGGCGCATCATCCTGCAGAATGTCTCCGAGACACTGACGGAGCTCGACGTTCGCAACAACAAGGGGCTGATGCCGCGGCTGGCCGAGAGCTGGGAGGAGGCGAGCCCCGGAACCTGGCGCTTCCATCTGCGCAAGGATGCGAAGTTCTCCGACGGATCCGCCTTTGACGCCGGTGACGTCAAGCACTCGATCGAACGCGCGATGAGCGACAAGATCTCATGCGAAAGCCCGCGCTATTTCGGCGATACCAAGCTGGAAACCAAGGTCGTCGACGACAATACGATCGATATCACCGCGACGCCGGCGCAGCCCATCCTGCCGCTGCTGATGACGCTGGTGACGGTCGTTCCCGCTGAAACGCCGATCGAATTCACGCGTGAGCCGATCGGTACGGGGCCTTACAAGCTTACGGAATGGAAGGCGGGCCAGAGCATCACGCTGACGCGCCGTGACGACTACTGGGGAAGCGCGCCGGAGGTGACGAAGGCGACCTATGTGTTCCGGGCGGATCCTTCCGTGCGGGCGGCCATGGTCGCAGCCGGCGAGGCCGACATCGCGCCGTTGATCTCAGAACTCGACGCCAATGATGCGGAGATGGATTTCAGCTATCCCAACTCCGAAACCTTCTACATGCGGCTCGACCATTCCATCCCGCCGCTCAACGACAAGCGTGTGCGCCAGGCGCTCAACATGGCGCTCGATCGCGATGCCTTCATCGGCACGCTGCTGCCGAAGGGTGCGATTAAGGCAACGGCAATCGTGCCGCCGACAACGCTCGGCTGGAACCCCGACGTGAAGGTGGCGCCCTATGATCCGGAAGGCGCCAAGAAGCTGCTTGCCGAGGCGAAGGCCGATGGCGTTCCGGTCGAAACACCGATCACTATCGTCGGACGCACCAACAACTTCCCGAATGTCGTGGAAGTGCTCGAAGCCGCCCAGCAGATGTTCGAAGAGGTCGGCTTCAAGACGAAGCTGCAGATGTACGAAGTTGCGGAATTCGAGAAGCAGTATTCCAAGCCCTACCCGGAAAACCGCGGACCGCTGCTTGTCGCTGCCCAGCACGACAATGCGCGTGGCGATCCGGTCTTCTCGATGTACTTCAAGTACGACAGCAACGGCCGTCAATCGGGTATCGCCAATCCTGACGTCGACAAGATGATCGCTGAAGCGACCGCGGCAACGGGTGAGGCACGCGCGGCCGATTGGAAGAAGCTGATCGCGTACCTCCATGACGACGTGGTTGCCGATGTGCTGCTGTTCCATATGGTGGGCTTCGCACGGGTCAATCCGCGTGTCGACTTCACGCCGACGATCGCAACCAACTCGCAGCTGCAATTGTCGGAAATCCACTTCAAGTAA
- the pdxA gene encoding 4-hydroxythreonine-4-phosphate dehydrogenase PdxA, whose product MSNIVGITMGDPAGVGPEIIVKALAEMSAADRAATRVFGNLAQLEAAKAVLGIELDLRDIVEDVRVEGAPLPWGRLSAVSGDASFRFIDLAVKTAMAGKIGCIVTAPINKEALNSAGHHYDGHTGMLTALTGSKSAFMLLASERLKVIHVSTHVSLKDAIGRAKPERILATIRAGNEHLKRIGYESPRIAVAGINPHCGENRLFGTEDDEHIAPAVAEARVEGIDVQGPISADTVFHRAYQGGFDLVIAQYHDQGHIPIKLVAFDTAVNVSVGLPIDRTSVDHGTAFDIAGTGKAKHVNMNAAIAYARKLIAGRNANV is encoded by the coding sequence ATGAGCAATATCGTTGGCATAACCATGGGCGATCCGGCAGGCGTCGGACCGGAGATCATCGTCAAGGCTCTTGCCGAGATGAGTGCGGCCGACCGGGCCGCAACGCGCGTGTTCGGGAACCTGGCGCAGCTCGAGGCCGCCAAGGCAGTTCTCGGTATCGAACTCGACCTCCGCGACATCGTCGAGGACGTTCGGGTCGAAGGGGCACCACTGCCTTGGGGCAGGCTCAGCGCAGTCTCCGGCGATGCGTCCTTTCGTTTCATCGACCTCGCCGTCAAGACGGCGATGGCAGGGAAGATCGGCTGTATCGTCACCGCGCCGATCAACAAGGAGGCACTCAATTCGGCCGGGCACCACTATGACGGTCACACCGGCATGCTGACCGCGCTGACCGGCTCGAAGTCCGCCTTCATGCTGCTGGCGTCAGAGCGGCTCAAGGTCATTCATGTCTCGACCCATGTTTCACTGAAGGACGCGATCGGGCGCGCCAAGCCCGAGCGCATTCTGGCGACGATCAGGGCGGGCAACGAGCATTTGAAACGCATCGGCTATGAGAGCCCCAGGATCGCGGTCGCCGGCATCAACCCCCATTGCGGCGAAAACCGCCTCTTCGGGACGGAGGATGACGAGCACATCGCGCCGGCCGTGGCCGAAGCGCGCGTAGAGGGCATCGACGTGCAGGGTCCGATCTCGGCGGACACGGTTTTCCATCGCGCCTACCAGGGCGGCTTCGATCTCGTAATCGCGCAATATCACGATCAGGGTCACATCCCGATCAAGCTGGTCGCCTTCGATACGGCGGTCAATGTGTCGGTGGGTTTACCGATCGATCGGACTTCGGTCGATCACGGGACCGCCTTCGACATCGCCGGTACAGGCAAAGCCAAGCATGTCAACATGAATGCCGCCATCGCCTACGCGCGCAAGCTTATCGCTGGGAGGAACGCAAATGTCTGA
- a CDS encoding FadR/GntR family transcriptional regulator: protein MRAGEQLSHRKSLSEVVFERLQHAIKSGAYQSDERLPTEHELAAEFQVSRPVVRDALKRLRDQGLVYSRQGAGSFVRIQGLRQPLGFGPLENIADLQNCYEFRMTMEPEAAALAAERHSETQIRVIRLALETLQDATNRQRHREDADFMFHLAIAQASGNNYFSTAMEALKEHIAIGMQFHGLSLKNSVAGLRHVYDEHAAIYEAIRDRKPNQARELMRQHIRGSRDRLFEGRRPDIT from the coding sequence ATGCGCGCCGGAGAGCAGCTTTCGCACCGCAAGAGCCTGAGCGAAGTCGTCTTCGAACGGCTGCAGCACGCGATCAAATCGGGCGCCTACCAGAGCGATGAGCGTCTGCCGACCGAGCACGAGCTGGCAGCGGAGTTCCAGGTCTCCCGTCCGGTTGTGCGTGACGCCTTGAAAAGACTTCGCGATCAGGGCCTTGTCTATTCACGGCAAGGTGCGGGCAGTTTTGTTCGAATACAGGGGTTGCGGCAGCCGCTTGGCTTCGGGCCACTCGAAAACATCGCCGACCTGCAGAACTGTTACGAGTTCCGCATGACGATGGAACCCGAGGCGGCGGCACTGGCTGCCGAGCGGCACAGCGAAACGCAGATCCGCGTGATCAGGCTTGCGCTTGAAACCCTGCAGGATGCGACCAATCGGCAGCGCCACCGGGAGGATGCCGATTTCATGTTTCATCTCGCAATCGCGCAGGCGTCCGGAAACAATTACTTCTCGACCGCCATGGAAGCGCTCAAGGAACACATCGCCATCGGCATGCAGTTCCATGGCCTGTCGCTGAAAAACTCCGTCGCCGGCCTGCGCCACGTCTATGACGAGCACGCAGCGATCTACGAAGCCATTCGCGACCGGAAACCAAACCAGGCACGCGAGCTTATGCGTCAGCATATTCGCGGTTCCCGCGATCGGCTTTTCGAGGGCCGCCGGCCGGACATCACTTAG
- a CDS encoding DMT family transporter produces the protein MAAIVNHQGERPTAMALWCVAAAAALAAADAAIVRLLAGEVHAFVIGFFRSLFGLAAIVPLIVARPRVLKSGYRLQHVTRAALKLAALVCFFMAFAAAPLADAMAIMFTAPIFLMLGAWLWLGEKLTPALVFALVAGFAGALIIIDPAGHGGMAPALLLALAGAALQALVQLMLKRMSELDSTETLVVWNLIVTVPLAAVPAAFYWTTPDLREFALLALQGAMGAANMALMTKAFSIADASQIAPMDFLRLPLVAVMAWILFGEVAGLSTWLGAAIIFAATMIVVGGGRLKRRVAED, from the coding sequence ATGGCCGCAATCGTCAATCATCAGGGTGAGCGACCGACGGCCATGGCGCTGTGGTGTGTCGCTGCGGCCGCCGCACTGGCTGCGGCGGATGCGGCCATAGTCCGCCTCCTTGCGGGTGAAGTGCATGCGTTTGTCATCGGCTTCTTTCGCAGCCTTTTCGGCTTGGCGGCAATCGTCCCGTTGATCGTGGCGCGCCCTCGTGTCCTGAAGTCCGGTTATCGCCTCCAGCATGTCACTCGTGCGGCGCTGAAGCTTGCCGCGCTGGTTTGTTTTTTTATGGCCTTCGCTGCCGCGCCGCTTGCCGATGCGATGGCGATCATGTTCACGGCGCCGATCTTCCTGATGCTGGGCGCCTGGCTGTGGCTCGGCGAAAAGCTGACGCCGGCACTCGTTTTCGCGCTCGTCGCGGGCTTTGCCGGTGCGCTGATCATCATCGATCCCGCCGGCCACGGCGGTATGGCGCCGGCCTTGCTTCTGGCGCTCGCCGGCGCCGCGCTTCAGGCTCTCGTTCAACTCATGCTGAAGCGCATGTCGGAACTGGATTCGACCGAGACGCTGGTGGTCTGGAACCTTATCGTCACGGTGCCGCTGGCCGCTGTACCTGCGGCATTCTACTGGACGACGCCCGACCTGCGCGAGTTCGCCTTGCTCGCACTGCAGGGCGCCATGGGAGCCGCCAACATGGCGTTGATGACCAAGGCGTTCAGCATCGCGGATGCATCGCAGATTGCGCCCATGGATTTTCTCCGCCTGCCGCTCGTTGCCGTCATGGCCTGGATCCTGTTCGGCGAGGTCGCGGGACTCTCCACCTGGCTCGGTGCCGCAATAATCTTCGCCGCGACGATGATCGTCGTCGGAGGAGGGCGCCTGAAGCGGCGGGTGGCGGAGGATTGA
- a CDS encoding four-carbon acid sugar kinase family protein: MDVVQNRLLIVADDLTGALDTAAPFAVHGFSVDVVADQSGLGEAIEGGSDVIAVTTRSREIEPAEAARRVLLAQQAMTPGMRLFKKVDSRLKGNVEAELSVLDFARAIVLPAIPEFGRVVRDGQIRGFGVDQPICVAERLGAIAHRAVIPDAETVEEMRTAVEAIAPGDLLVGALSLANALASRTGRPQAEPFAAREGRLLMAIGSRDPITVSQIEELRRAVTDLLYLAAPAGRVERARHGSERAGDVTLVQAVEGPLPAKASDVAAALAESAVAFAGECRTMLLSGGATAEAYFDRQGIRVLRLLGEVLPGLPVAEHGGQFYITKSGGFGDFDTLCRVVRAMTRKEVSA, from the coding sequence ATGGATGTTGTGCAGAACAGGCTCCTGATCGTTGCCGATGACCTCACCGGCGCGCTCGATACGGCGGCACCGTTTGCTGTCCATGGCTTTTCGGTCGACGTCGTCGCAGACCAGAGCGGGCTCGGCGAAGCGATCGAGGGCGGCTCCGATGTGATCGCGGTGACGACGCGCAGCCGCGAGATCGAGCCGGCAGAGGCGGCGCGGCGCGTCCTCCTTGCGCAACAGGCGATGACGCCAGGCATGCGGCTTTTCAAGAAGGTCGACTCGCGTTTGAAAGGGAACGTCGAGGCGGAGCTTTCCGTTCTGGATTTTGCACGGGCCATCGTCTTGCCGGCGATCCCGGAATTTGGCCGGGTCGTCCGCGATGGCCAGATCCGTGGGTTCGGGGTCGATCAGCCGATCTGCGTTGCCGAGCGTCTGGGCGCCATCGCCCATCGCGCCGTCATTCCGGACGCGGAGACGGTGGAGGAGATGCGGACCGCCGTCGAAGCGATTGCGCCTGGTGACCTTCTTGTCGGCGCCCTGTCGCTCGCCAATGCGTTGGCAAGCAGAACGGGCAGGCCGCAGGCCGAGCCCTTTGCCGCGCGGGAAGGGCGCCTCCTGATGGCAATCGGTTCCCGGGACCCGATAACGGTGTCGCAAATCGAGGAGTTGCGACGAGCGGTAACGGATCTCCTCTATCTCGCAGCACCGGCAGGACGGGTGGAGCGGGCTCGTCACGGATCCGAACGCGCTGGCGATGTGACCTTGGTGCAGGCGGTGGAGGGCCCGCTGCCAGCGAAGGCGTCGGACGTGGCTGCGGCGCTCGCGGAATCGGCAGTCGCGTTTGCCGGTGAGTGCCGGACGATGCTGCTCTCGGGTGGTGCGACGGCCGAAGCCTACTTCGACCGGCAGGGCATCCGTGTCCTTCGTCTCCTCGGAGAGGTGCTGCCGGGCCTCCCGGTTGCCGAGCATGGCGGCCAATTCTACATTACCAAATCGGGTGGCTTTGGGGATTTCGACACGCTTTGCAGGGTCGTCCGCGCCATGACGAGGAAAGAGGTATCGGCCTGA
- a CDS encoding iron-containing alcohol dehydrogenase, with amino-acid sequence MEGMARPITLHQPKRLEIGAGASARLGAWAENAQRVLIIASEHTIGFAERLGLGNKASIFSDVPAEPDDRALGAAREAARALRPDLVVGLGGGSVLDVAKLVAALWDGSQSLDDVVGPDKVEGRRTRLAQVPTTAGTGSEAGIRALITDSATHSKKAVESPHLLADIAILDPELTWSVPPAVTAATGIDAMAHCVEAFTNIRAHDLIDGYARMGIRLVGKYLARAVENGRDTEARAGMMLASYYGGICLGPVNTAAGHALAYPLGTRLGLPHGLANAIIFPHVLAYNAPVRKEKTAEILQALGLPVFDDESQVLNAAHRFCEDLGVEMRLSAHGADPAALESWAGEAHAIRRLMDNNPRDMSASDVLGIYRATL; translated from the coding sequence ATGGAAGGAATGGCAAGACCGATCACGCTCCACCAACCGAAGCGCCTCGAGATCGGCGCGGGTGCCTCGGCGAGGCTCGGTGCATGGGCCGAGAACGCCCAGCGCGTGCTGATCATCGCGTCGGAACACACGATCGGCTTTGCGGAAAGGCTCGGTCTCGGCAACAAGGCATCGATCTTTTCCGACGTTCCGGCCGAGCCGGACGACAGGGCACTCGGCGCCGCCCGGGAGGCCGCTCGCGCGCTCAGGCCCGACCTCGTCGTCGGGCTCGGCGGCGGCTCGGTGCTGGATGTCGCCAAGCTCGTCGCCGCCCTGTGGGATGGCTCCCAGTCGCTCGACGATGTCGTCGGGCCGGACAAGGTCGAAGGCCGCCGGACCCGGCTGGCGCAGGTGCCGACAACGGCTGGCACGGGATCCGAAGCCGGCATTCGGGCATTGATCACGGACAGCGCCACGCATTCCAAGAAAGCGGTCGAGAGCCCTCACCTGCTTGCAGATATCGCGATCCTCGACCCGGAACTGACCTGGTCCGTGCCGCCGGCCGTGACCGCTGCTACCGGCATCGACGCGATGGCGCACTGCGTGGAGGCCTTCACCAATATCCGCGCCCATGACCTCATCGACGGCTATGCCCGCATGGGCATTCGCCTTGTCGGCAAATATCTCGCGCGGGCCGTGGAGAACGGCCGCGACACTGAAGCGCGCGCCGGCATGATGCTCGCATCCTACTACGGCGGCATTTGCCTGGGCCCGGTCAACACCGCTGCAGGCCATGCACTTGCCTATCCGCTCGGCACGCGTCTGGGGCTGCCGCACGGACTGGCGAACGCGATCATCTTCCCACACGTGCTTGCCTATAACGCGCCGGTGCGCAAGGAGAAGACGGCGGAAATTCTTCAGGCGCTCGGCCTTCCGGTCTTTGACGATGAGTCACAGGTCCTGAACGCTGCGCACCGCTTCTGCGAGGATCTCGGCGTCGAAATGCGGCTGTCGGCTCACGGGGCCGATCCTGCCGCGCTGGAGAGCTGGGCAGGAGAGGCCCACGCCATCCGCAGATTGATGGACAACAATCCGCGCGACATGTCCGCAAGCGACGTGCTCGGCATCTATCGGGCGACGCTCTGA
- a CDS encoding dihydrodipicolinate synthase family protein, whose amino-acid sequence MSDFEIGGVFCAATTAVTTDGRPDFRLFIDHCRKLLEEGCHGIALLGTTGEANSFGLKDRMEILDRAIAGGIRPEQLLPGTAQSAVADTIELTRHAVGTGVRGVVMLPPFYYKGVSAEGIYRAYARIIDGVGDDRLRVVLYHIPQVSGVAIPHEVIGRLLKDFPGIVVGIKDSSGDLENMKAMVKAFPGFGVLAGADPLLLPLLQAGGAGCITASSNLVAGDLRLVFNNWNVAAKETEVKAAQERIVAWRELTNAYVQLPTVKAMVARRRGDNSWLRVNPPLVELTDAEREAVWARMAQLEEA is encoded by the coding sequence ATGTCTGATTTCGAAATCGGCGGCGTATTTTGCGCCGCAACCACAGCCGTAACGACCGATGGCAGGCCGGATTTCCGCCTGTTCATAGACCATTGCCGGAAGCTGCTGGAAGAAGGCTGCCACGGCATCGCCCTTTTGGGCACGACCGGAGAAGCCAATTCCTTCGGATTGAAGGACCGCATGGAAATTCTTGACCGGGCCATTGCCGGTGGCATCCGCCCGGAGCAACTCCTGCCGGGAACGGCCCAGTCTGCTGTTGCCGACACGATCGAACTTACCCGCCACGCCGTCGGGACCGGCGTGCGCGGCGTCGTCATGCTGCCGCCCTTCTACTACAAGGGCGTCAGCGCCGAGGGCATCTATCGCGCTTATGCGCGCATCATCGACGGTGTCGGCGACGACCGGCTGAGGGTGGTGCTGTACCACATCCCGCAGGTTTCCGGCGTGGCGATTCCGCATGAGGTCATCGGCCGGTTACTGAAGGATTTCCCGGGCATCGTCGTCGGGATCAAGGACAGTTCGGGCGATCTCGAAAACATGAAGGCCATGGTCAAGGCCTTCCCGGGCTTCGGTGTTCTGGCTGGTGCCGACCCGTTGCTGCTGCCATTGCTGCAGGCGGGCGGCGCCGGTTGCATCACGGCGAGCTCGAACCTGGTGGCCGGCGACCTCCGCCTCGTCTTCAACAACTGGAACGTCGCCGCCAAGGAGACGGAGGTGAAAGCCGCCCAGGAGAGGATCGTCGCCTGGCGCGAACTCACCAACGCCTATGTCCAGCTTCCGACCGTCAAGGCAATGGTGGCGCGCCGGCGCGGCGACAATTCCTGGCTGCGCGTCAATCCCCCGCTCGTGGAACTGACCGACGCGGAGCGCGAGGCGGTCTGGGCACGCATGGCACAGCTGGAAGAGGCGTGA